The following are encoded in a window of Torulaspora globosa chromosome 4, complete sequence genomic DNA:
- the PEX4 gene encoding E2 ubiquitin-protein ligase peroxin 4 (ancestral locus Anc_3.495), whose product MRSWQCSQRVCRTSWPCYIRPLVEFLFVSGGKLRRLSRLFKLPLHRQALSEQVRAIMSRVAKEYKKIAELLSQDDGELGTVSLEPREGDLSCWDAVIRGPRETPYAGHRFKLTLTLQEDYPRSPPKVMFEPGAMPHCNVDFQTGEICLDILTRNHWSPAWDLLHVLEAVVQLLGEPVPESPLNIDIANILKAGDSLAYRDLINYYLCLPCSAVDSCADKLDDAVIS is encoded by the coding sequence ATGCGATCCTGGCAATGTTCTCAACGAGTCTGCCGGACATCTTGGCCTTGCTATATTCGTCCTTTGGTTGAGTTCTTGTTTGTAAGTGGTGGCAAATTAAGAAGGTTATCTCGCCTTTTTAAGCTGCCCCTACATCGCCAAGCCCTCAGCGAGCAAGTAAGAGCCATTATGTCAAGAGTAGCCAAGGAATACAAGAAGATCGCCGAGTTGCTGTCGCAGGACGACGGAGAGCTTGGAACAGTATCGTTAGAACCGAGAGAGGGAGACCTTTCGTGCTGGGACGCCGTTATCCGTGGTCCCCGTGAGACGCCGTATGCTGGACACCGCTTCAAGCTGACGTTGACTTTGCAAGAGGATTATCCAAGGTCTCCGCCGAAAGTGATGTTCGAGCCGGGCGCAATGCCACACTGCAATGTCGACTTCCAGACAGGCGAGATTTGTCTCGATATCCTGACAAGGAACCACTGGTCTCCGGCGTGGGACCTTCTACATGTGCTGGAGGCAGTCGTGCAACTGCTCGGCGAACCCGTACCGGAGTCCCCTTTGAACATCGATATAGCCAATATCTTGAAGGCTGGCGATAGCTTGGCCTATCGGGATCTGATTAATTACTATCTGTGTTTACCCTGCTCTGCGGTCGACTCTTGTGCCGATAAGCTCGATGACGCAGTAATCAGCTAG
- the CAF130 gene encoding CCR4-NOT core subunit CAF130 (ancestral locus Anc_3.497), protein MVVWLSLDMMFYPPNRQYKARRMVELSIPLDWDLEQGISRYGSDLAVVDGRRMVKKKKVKSDGGSVAPLRQLSELLVEAGLQPLDPGIDGLAKALKDEKLIGKESLRASLLCESLVVVLFSTRAGSSILPLLNESSRKKMLQKKGYSAGSTSQKAVVQTWQTNELMLVRFLSHLIENRNSRINWEDYGKPSWKLPLLFLIESKFLAASMVLDENCNLLLEYVISVTPLLKGYLQRALGSDDGNFFRETIIRYRRIFESINKSEWYTFSSTLPSVAYEQNCVSGFLSAGDDDHILSILQRFEKQENSLDGRKGNESNESVSYQHRVSQNESVYSFDLNQDGMLDIPNIMSHASLRHGILSKLLELHKSDSPILQSQFRLMAGLVDPLTQPAPNDTHIVSLDLAWQMLLGLLVPDIQASVDADTGGDWRFHLCFNMQKIIQASLKRLNSEDFETLNSINNSDEESSWRENLHKWVPHGLNTQNLELIYMVNILAVYGIYKLYDHLPIQLNPFLSLLISLWKNLTCVILLGLEIDRLEEERETFDTPILVRATIRGAAALRALVAAILNGHAESYTHDFKHEPLNTFMSPYGRKLCQGALYADLRSHAAALLALGTDLEDVTNLLADLQAGDRFDEDVRYMFEYECEEYNGEEAQLNDREERLDHETESVSKNSHRRCRCIFDDDEMDEDADVDGDNDEAFFSKHLMVQQHAQTSLAMSSNGKPRAVRSSGSFEFDYGGKDWRDIPRGINFYYALDYKFIKKPNLQTIVSLTEKGATEKLSKEESSLLLRSVASCVKKEQDSITLGNLIDPRQDGESDEKDASGDIYVDPDDIYELWCEDSIFEKLVYSNHTLAWKLMDEMLLCIGYRRVLIWFITHMELNHSLIHYIFELVMGLRGQLDNDGQHGNIMADSSTAANANEEHSSLKFSRQGTLQLSAIETKMLLQEFFTNAAIYLSKKTEEGSSGAESKGENGDDAENVSLYAVGLMKLICFMVKTFINKGKFDFTESECVFELQALLMNWIGVIPEARDLFFELKGLIGKANKNDMLSDLKSESNGAPAGLKMDEGAREDQIRNKDLEAKDFEYNKKLMKLLPPLSEGREENAAMQTLRNFIKTNSFLNSVPVIGRKVVYQDDAILPLRKSDVPMPLRDYLNDYDDNYNYVSEDEYEDI, encoded by the coding sequence ATGGTTGTTTGGTTGTCGTTGGATATGATGTTTTACCCGCCCAACAGACAGTACAAGGCCAGGCGTATGGTGGAGCTGTCTATACCACTTGACTGGGATCTTGAGCAGGGAATTAGCCGGTACGGAAGTGACTTGGCGGTTGTTGATGGTCGCAGaatggtgaagaagaagaaggtaAAGTCGGACGGTGGTTCGGTGGCTCCTTTGAGACAGTTGAGCGAGTTGTTGGTGGAGGCGGGTTTGCAGCCGCTGGATCCGGGGATTGATGGGCTGGCGAAGGCCCTCAAGGATGAAAAGCTGATCGGGAAGGAATCTTTGAGAGCTTCGCTGCTTTGCGAGAGTTTGGTAGTTGTGCTGTTCTCGACAAGAGCGGGCTCATCCATTTTGCCGCTGCTCAATGAGTCTAGtagaaaaaaaatgctgcagaagaaaggctATTCAGCGGGGAGTACGTCTCAGAAGGCTGTGGTTCAGACTTGGCAGACCAATGAGCTGATGCTTGTGAGGTTTTTGTCCCACCTCATCGAAAATAGAAACAGCAGGATTAACTGGGAAGATTACGGCAAGCCTAGCTGGAAACTGCCGCTGCTCTTTCTTATTGAGTCGAAGTTTCTCGCCGCTTCGATGGTCTTGGACGAGAATTGCAACTTGCTGCTGGAGTACGTGATCTCGGTAACGCCGCTGTTGAAGGGATATTTGCAACGAGCACTCGGATCTGACGATGgcaacttcttcagagagACAATCATACGGTacagaagaatctttgagAGCATTAACAAGTCTGAATGGTACACCTTTTCCTCGACGCTGCCGAGCGTTGCGTATGAACAGAACTGTGTCTCTGGTTTCCTGTCGGCGGGCGATGATGACCATATCCTTTCTATTCTGCAGCGTTTCGAAAAGCAGGAAAATTCGCTTGATGGGAGAAAGGGAAACGAGTCTAACGAAAGTGTATCCTATCAACACCGTGTCTCGCAGAATGAGAGTGTCTACTCGTTCGACCTTAACCAGGATGGGATGCTGGATATTCCGAATATAATGTCCCACGCGTCGCTGCGACATGGCATTCTCTCAAAGCTGTTGGAGCTCCATAAGTCTGACTCACCAATTTTGCAGTCGCAATTCAGGTTGATGGCAGGTTTGGTTGATCCTTTGACGCAGCCCGCACCGAACGACACCCACATCGTGTCGCTGGACTTGGCGTGGCAGATGTTACTGGGACTGCTGGTGCCAGATATTCAGGCAAGCGTGGATGCCGACACAGGTGGCGATTGGcgatttcatctttgcTTCAATATGCAAAAGATCATCCaagcatctttgaaaagattgaactCTGAGGACTTTGAAACACTCAACTCGATCAATAACAGCGATGAGGAGAGTTCTTGGAGAGAGAACTTGCATAAGTGGGTTCCCCACGGTCTTAATACTCAGAACTTGGAACTTATCTATATGGTCAACATACTGGCGGTATATGGGATTTACAAACTCTATGATCATCTGCCAATCCAGCTAAATCCCTTCCTATCACTTCTGATCTCATTGTGGAAGAATTTGACTTGCGTAATCTTGCTAGGCCTTGAGATTGATCGTCTCGAGGAGGAGCGTGAAACTTTCGACACACCAATACTAGTTCGGGCTACGATACGTGGGGCCGCTGCCCTAAGAGCACTCGTCGCAGCTATCCTGAATGGTCACGCCGAGAGTTATACGCATGATTTTAAGCATGAGCCGTTGAACACTTTCATGTCGCCGTACGGCAGAAAGCTATGTCAAGGTGCTTTGTACGCTGACTTGAGATCTCATGCAGCGGCTCTTTTAGCCTTGGGGACGGATCTGGAAGACGTTACAAACCTACTTGCAGATCTACAGGCCGGCGATCGGTTTGACGAGGACGTACGCTACATGTTTGAATATGAATGTGAAGAATACAACGGCGAAGAAGCGCAGTTAAATGACCGAGAAGAGCGGTTGGATCATGAGACTGAATCGGTTTCAAAGAACTCCCACCGAAGATGTCGCTGCATattcgatgacgatgaaatggatgaagatgcagaTGTCGATGGTGATAATGAcgaagctttcttctcaaagcatCTCATGGTGCAGCAGCATGCGCAGACATCGCTCGCAATGTCATCAAACGGTAAACCACGAGCAGTTCGATCAAGCGGATCATTCGAGTTCGATTACGGGGGTAAAGATTGGAGGGACATCCCTCGCGGCATAAACTTCTACTACGCTTTGGACTataaattcatcaaaaagCCAAACCTGCAGACGATTGTGTCTCTCACGGAGAAAGGCGCTACTGAAAAGCTTAGTAAGGAAGAATCTTCCCTTTTGCTCAGGTCTGTTGCTTCTTGCGTCAAGAAAGAACAGGATAGTATAACTCTAGGAAACCTTATCGACCCCCGCCAAGATGGTGAATCtgatgagaaagatgcCAGTGGCGACATTTACGTTGATCCTGATGATATTTATGAATTGTGGTGCGAAGACTCCATATTCGAGAAGCTCGTTTATTCAAATCACACCCTAGCGTGGAAATTGATGGATGAGATGCTGTTATGCATTGGATACCGTAGAGTCCTTATCTGGTTCATTACCCATATGGAGCTGAACCACTCACTGATTCACTATATTTTTGAGCTAGTTATGGGTCTCCGTGGGCAGTTAGATAATGACGGACAACATGGCAACATAATGGCAGACTCATCAACGGCGGCGAACGCGAACGAAGAACATTcctctttgaaattctCACGGCAAGGCACTTTACAGCTGTCTGCTATCGAAACCAAGATGTTGTTGCAAGAATTCTTTACGAATGCTGCCATTTATCTTTCGAAAAAAACCGAAGAAGGCTCTAGCGGGGCCGAATCAAAGGGAGAAAACGGTGATGATGCAGAGAATGTGTCTCTGTATGCGGTGGGGCTAATGAAACTGATCTGCTTTATGGTGAAAACATTTATTAACAAGGGAAAATTTGATTTCACTGAATCTGAATGCGTATTTGAACTTCAAGCTCTTTTAATGAACTGGATAGGTGTGATTCCTGAAGCGAGAGATCTGTTTTTCGAGCTCAAAGGCCTAATCGGTAAAGCAAACAAGAATGATATGTTGAGTGATTTGAAGAGCGAGTCTAATGGGGCACCGGCAGGTTTGAAAATGGATGAGGGTGCTCGAGAAGACCAAATTCGCAACAAGGACCTGGAGGCGAAAGATTTTGAATACAACAAGAAGCTTATGAAGCTCTTGCCACCGCTTtcagaaggaagagaagagaacGCTGCGATGCAGACTCTGAGGAATTTCATAAAAACAAATTCTTTTCTAAACTCCGTACCTGTCATCGGGCGCAAGGTAGTGTATCAGGATGACGCAATTTTACCACTGCGCAAATCTGACGTTCCAATGCCTCTACGTGACTATCTCAATGACTATGACGACAACTACAACTACGTCTCGGAAGACGAGTACGAAGATATATGA
- the PHB1 gene encoding prohibitin subunit PHB1 (ancestral locus Anc_3.494) translates to MSGRLVENIARIALPVGIAISALQYSMYDVRGGSRAVIFDRLSGVQKQVVGEGTHFLIPWLQKAIVYDIRTKPKGIATNTGTKDLQMVSLTLRVLHRPDVLQLPRIYQNLGLDYDERVLPSIGNEVLKAIVAQFDAAELITQRELVSQRIRDELSRRANEFGIRLEDVSITHMTFGPEFTKAVEQKQIAQQDAERAKFLVEKAEQVRKASVIRAEGEAESAEYISKALAKAGDGLLLIRRLEASKEIAQTLSASSNVTYLPGDKSGSSGSEGTPNTLLLNIGR, encoded by the coding sequence ATGTCCGGCAGACTCGTTGAGAACATTGCCAGGATCGCATTACCGGTGGGGATCGCCATCAGCGCGCTGCAGTACTCGATGTACGATGTTAGAGGAGGTTCCCGTGCGGTGATCTTCGACAGACTGAGCGGTGTTCAGAAACAGGTTGTTGGAGAAGGAACCCACTTTCTTATCCCATGGTTGCAGAAAGCCATTGTCTATGATATCAGAACGAAACCGAAGGGGATCGCGACCAACACTGGTACGAAGGATCTACAGATGGTGTCGTTAACGTTGAGAGTGCTACACAGACCAGACGTACTACAACTACCACGGATCTACCAGAATCTGGGCTTGGACTACGATGAAAGAGTGCTGCCATCGATCGGTAACGAAGTGTTGAAGGCGATTGTGGCACAATTCGACGCAGCTGAGCTGATCACGCAGAGAGAACTGGTCTCGCAGAGGATCAGGGACGAACTGTCTCGTCGTGCCAACGAGTTCGGTATCAGATTGGAGGACGTTTCGATAACACACATGACGTTTGGTCCCGAGTTCACCAAGGCCGTGGAGCAGAAGCAGATCGCTCAGCAGGACGCGGAAAGGGCCAAATTCCTGGTCGAGAAAGCGGAGCAGGTGAGGAAAGCGTCCGTTATCCGCGCAGAAGGTGAGGCAGAGTCTGCCGAGTACATCTCGAAGGCGCTGGCCAAGGCGGGCGACGGTCTTCTGCTGATCAGAAGGCTGGAGGCGTCCAAGGAGATCGCGCAAACGCTGTCCGCTTCCTCAAACGTTACGTACTTGCCAGGTGACAAGAGCGGCAGCAGCGGGTCGGAGGGGACCCCTAACACGCTGCTTCTGAACATAGGCCGCTGA
- the SUE1 gene encoding Sue1p (ancestral locus Anc_3.496), with protein MKQTMIRRFSTSSRSCFKRKSAHGDVFRALPKVPTTQFLESRELTRDILFSGYRPVTYPVKENPLFSGRARRGEAVMGEQAGRESSVEEDAGKQTFTVMSGPRGCGGIKSGGVNGTWRYGPRVPNKLVPYNLWSTTTMGMEYFPEWINVPRHVVRKLRPFDREAGIFKKRHT; from the coding sequence ATGAAGCAGACGATGATCAGACGGTTTAGTACgagttcgagaagctgTTTTAAGAGGAAATCTGCACACGGCGATGTGTTTAGAGCGCTACCCAAGGTGCCGACGACACAGTTTCTGGAGAGTCGAGAACTGACAAGGGATATCCTCTTCAGTGGGTATCGGCCTGTGACGTATCCGGTGAAGGAGAATCCGTTGTTTAGTGGCAGGGCTCGGCGAGGCGAGGCGGTGATGGGCGAACAGGCTGGCCGCGAATCGAGTGTGGAAGAGGACGCGGGGAAGCAGACATTCACAGTGATGTCGGGACCTCGCGGCTGCGGCGGGATCAAGTCCGGCGGAGTCAATGGGACGTGGAGATACGGTCCACGGGTACCGAACAAGCTGGTCCCGTACAACCTGTGGTCCACGACGACTATGGGGATGGAGTATTTCCCGGAGTGGATTAACGTTCCGCGGCATGTGGTGAGGAAACTGAGACCTTTTGATAGAGAAGCTGgaattttcaagaagaggcatACATAG
- a CDS encoding RidA family protein: MAKKITWEQVGQPASQLLSPAFVTNAEGQLVFTSGSVGTDARGQLPSDLESQCRNAFQNLITVLDKSGSSRDAILKVLLFISDSAYASTVNRVYREFFPNQPARSCIVVAFPNDALKVELECVAQVRHKPRRWFKL, translated from the coding sequence ATGGCTAAGAAGATTACGTGGGAGCAGGTCGGGCAGCCCGCTTCACAGCTCCTTTCACCGGCCTTCGTCACCAACGCTGAGGGCCAGTTGGTCTTTACTTCTGGCTCGGTTGGCACCGATGCCCGGGGCCAGCTGCCCTCCGATCTGGAATCGCAGTGCAGAAACGCGTTCCAGAACTTGATTACTGTGCTAGACAAGAGTGGCTCGTCGCGCGATGCGATCCTCAAGGTGCTGCTTTTCATCTCAGACAGCGCGTACGCCAGCACCGTGAACAGAGTATACCGGGAATTCTTCCCCAACCAGCCTGCCAGAAGCTGCATCGTGGTTGCGTTCCCCAACGACGCACTCAAGGTCGAGCTCGAATGCGTGGCTCAGGTCCGCCACAAGCCCCGGAGATGGTTCAAGCTATGA
- a CDS encoding uncharacterized protein (ancestral locus Anc_3.492), with product MFKKQRHPDPFAHLMSAEASQSREPHLEGKDGDITEHEYVSPFRDQETVAAAQRRRMARYPTTSASSAYATAKPEELGYRKIKQSEKRAKDIQFPTYLQENERKQLVELRELEAKEAHLQYLKDSQRIYTEEELRQKSEEPAEAREPVVEEAGEVEQEGEPQGPTVEETVEAETEEPVVEEPGDAKQEGETQGPTVEETTEGEQLGEAQEPTVEETTEGGQQGEAQEPTVQETTEGGQQGEAQEPTVEETTEGGQQGEAQEPTVKAADEERPAKGRPAAARLADPLKVPMVIIPVQDHKPFLKKLFKSAPAPVPNPVASPDDPEEVVKTADGGYLTKAVYDQVSAQDQEHKQWVANYSEQQKQKYDDKRAGSNRRINSLREEIKQIKESMEELRKETDAKIDVKENELTRRLLQLVDVHVREKNKIFKETELIKKQKMSDKDSMVDKQNGVQKEITELNEQKAQAQAEYIQWSNDLADLSAHIDAKIAKLADVDRKQAKTAADIERLEKEKLSLLNEAEMHDAKHAQNTEVIEGAEKKTYLPKINEIDGQISILLTQLTSVKQQCANERAELSAITKRLEQERIAHEEKLRLEAEERKRKEEDLLGKQRQELESKAQEARLKHEEEMRKLREDYTELQNKFKEQQQEKKKALAFANDQRNATRDSSLYEYGTEEEILSV from the coding sequence ATGTTTAAGAAACAGAGGCATCCGGATCCGTTTGCGCATTTAATGAGTGCAGAGGCGTCGCAGTCGCGCGAGCCGCACCTTGAAGGGAAGGATGGTGACATCACGGAACATGAGTATGTGTCGCCGTTTAGGGATCAGGAGACAGTAGCAGCAGCACAGAGGAGGCGGATGGCGAGGTATCCAACGACGAGTGCCAGCTCTGCGTATGCGACAGCGAAACCCGAGGAGCTGGGGTACCGTAAGATCAAGCAGAGCGAGAAACGTGCGAAGGACATCCAGTTTCCGACGTATCTGCAGGAGAATGAGAGAAAGCAGTTAGTGGAGTTGAGGGAGCTGGAGGCGAAGGAGGCTCACTTGCAGTATCTGAAAGATTCGCAGCGCATTTACACCGAGGAAGAGCTGAGACAGAAGAGCGAGGAGCCTGCCGAGGCAAGGGAGCCTGTGGTAGAGGAGGCCGGTGAAGTTGAGCAGGAAGGTGAACCCCAAGGGCCAACGGTGGAAGAGACTGTTGAGGCCGAGACAGAGGAGCCTGTGGTAGAGGAGCCGGGTGATGCCAAGCAAGAAGGTGAAACCCAAGGGCCAACGGTGGAGGAGACTACTGAAGGTGAACAACTGGGTGAGGCTCAAGAACCAACGGTGGAGGAGACTACTGAAGGTGGACAACAGGGCgaagctcaagaaccaaCGGTGCAGGAGACTACTGAAGGTGGACAACAGGgtgaagctcaagaaccaaCGGTGGAGGAGACTACTGAAGGTGGACAACAGGGCgaagctcaagaaccaaCGGTGAAGGCGGCTGATGAAGAGCGTCCAGCGAAAGGTCGCCCAGCTGCGGCGAGACTAGCGGATCCTTTAAAAGTCCCCATGGTTATTATTCCCGTCCAAGACCACaagcctttcttgaaaaaacTTTTTAAATCGGCACCAGCCCCAGTCCCAAATCCAGTCGCTTCTCCCGATGACCCAGAAGAAGTAGTGAAAACCGCCGATGGTGGCTACTTAACTAAGGCTGTGTACGATCAAGTGTCGGCCCAGGATCAAGAACACAAGCAATGGGTAGCAAACTACTCCGAGCAGCAAAAGCAAAAGTATGATGACAAAAGGGCCGGCTCGAACAGGAGAATAAATAGTTTGAGGGAAGAGATTAAACAGATCAAGGAGTCAATGGAAGAGCTTCGCAAGGAAACGGACGCCAAAATTGACGTCAAAGAAAACGAATTAACACGTCGACTACTTCAACTAGTGGATGTTCACGTTAGAGAAAAGAATaagattttcaaagaaacagaattgatcaaaaaaCAGAAAATGTCCGACAAGGATTCCATGGTTGATAAGCAAAACGGTGTACAAAAGGAGATTACTGAATTGAACGAGCAGAAAGCCCAGGCACAGGCAGAGTACATTCAATGGTCAAATGATTTAGCTGACTTATCGGCACACATCGATGCAAAAATCGCCAAGTTAGCCGATGTCGACAGAAAGCAGGCCAAGACCGCTGCCGATATCGAAAGATTAGAAAAGGAGAAACTGTCGCTCCTCAACGAGGCCGAAATGCATGATGCAAAACATGCGCAGAATACCGAAGTCATTGAAGGAGCCGAGAAAAAGACCTATTTGCCCAAGATCAATGAAATTGATGGCCAAATTTCAATACTCTTAACTCAATTGACAAGTGTCAAACAACAATGCGCCAATGAAAGAGCTGAGCTATCTGCCATTACAAAGAGACTAGAGCAAGAACGTATTGCTCATGAGGAGAAGTTGAGGTTGGAGGCGGAAGAACGTAAACgtaaagaggaagatcttTTAGGTAAGCAAAGACAGGAACTGGAGAGTaaagctcaagaagccAGATTAAAGCATGAAGAGGAGATGAGAAAACTGAGGGAGGACTACACTGAGCTTCAAAACAAATTCaaggagcagcagcaggagaagaaaaaggctCTCGCCTTCGCCAATGACCAAAGGAATGCCACCCGAGACAGTTCGCTCTATGAATATGGtaccgaggaagaaatatTGAGCGTTTGA
- the URN1 gene encoding Urn1p (ancestral locus Anc_3.498), giving the protein MTRAGRPLEEVREACLIGSRLLMGRVWNTFTAPDGRKYYYNSRTKQSSWQRPESFNDDESGCKGKRAKLVSEIEPFYVVPLVNDWNLVICDTGAKFYYNSTARKSTWTLTDTQSLQLLSSLSKDKLVVLIGVARGYDTERSEQIYKEVIHEVEALRETQLLDTTSGPGTGDEAGKEESDDQENTGGLVTAYSSSDEEEGAVEKEQGGDGEERQPAGAYNYDVDVFNNLETGGEPIEGLERNTVAQEALFSLFDRYSCDPYSAWSIQAKKIQDDPDFLKVSKDSLREEIFEEWCQQKVRNYAAGGAGQEVEPSEDDDEGTNAYDGLEPLKFHYLAHIVSKSTITPTTIFLDIKNEKKTDFKKYKIKQFVESKRLQEAFVSKLLFYYKRMTTEERKNVFREALDTQRHTIRENLHKNLQTVRKALDEAPPDPDDSYAVETRLLEMENWMGISGNVPNLADDPKYFVLGIKDKMNESMQYIKDII; this is encoded by the coding sequence ATGACTAGAGCTGGAAGACCACTTGAAGAGGTCAGAGAGGCTTGTTTGATAGGGTCAAGGCTGTTGATGGGCCGTGTGTGGAATACGTTCACGGCGCCGGATGGTAGAAAGTACTACTACAACTCGCGGACGAAACAGTCGAGCTGGCAGAGGCCGGAGTCTTtcaatgacgatgagaGCGGGTGCAAGGGGAAAAGAGCCAAGCTGGTAAGCGAGATTGAGCCGTTCTACGTGGTTCCTTTGGTCAATGACTGGAATCTGGTGATTTGTGACACTGGAGCGAAGTTTTACTACAATTCGACGGCGAGGAAATCCACCTGGACGCTAACAGACACCCAGAGCCTGCAGCTGTTGTCATCGCTATCCAAGGATAAGCTTGTGGTGCTTATCGGTGTGGCTAGGGGTTATGACACGGAAAGAAGCGAGCAGATTTACAAAGAGGTGATCCACGAGGTGGAGGCTTTGAGAGAGACGCAATTGCTGGACACGACAAGCGGCCCTGGCACCGGTGATGAGGCAGGAAAGGAGGAGTCAGACGATCAGGAAAACACCGGAGGCTTAGTGACGGCGTATAGCTCAtctgacgaagaagagggaGCAGTGGAGAAAGAACAGGGCGGTGATGGCGAAGAGAGACAGCCGGCTGGGGCCTATAATTACGACGTTGACGTTTTTAACAATCTAGAAACTGGTGGCGAGCCAATCGAAGGACTCGAGCGGAATACTGttgctcaagaagctcttttttCACTCTTCGATCGGTATAGCTGTGATCCATATTCTGCTTGGTCAATTCAAGCCAAAAAGATACAAGACGATCCCGATTTTCTGAAAGTCTCCAAGGACTCTTTGAGAGAGGAAATTTTCGAGGAGTGGTGCCAGCAGAAGGTCCGCAATTATGCAGCGGGCGGTGCGGGCCAGGAAGTTGAGCCAAGTgaggacgatgacgaaggTACAAACGCATATGATGGTTTAGAGCCTTTGAAGTTCCATTATTTGGCGCACATTGTGTCCAAATCCACAATAACGCCAACAACAATCTTTCTCGACATCAAAAACGAAAAGAAGACAGACTTCAAGAAGTACAAAATTAAGCAATTCGTCGAATCCAAACGTTTGCAAGAAGCATTTGTGTCAAAATTGTTATTTTATTACAAAAGGATGACGACcgaagagagaaaaaaCGTCTTCCGGGAGGCCCTGGATACTCAGCGACATACCATCAGAGAGAATCTACATAAAAATCTGCAGACCGTGCGAAAAGCATTGGATGAAGCACCCCCAGATCCGGATGATTCATATGCCGTTGAAACCAGACTCCTAGAGATGGAAAACTGGATGGGAATTTCTGGCAATGTACCAAATCTGGCCGATGATCCTAAGTATTTCGTGCTTGGGATTAAAGATAAGATGAACGAGTCTATGCAATATATAAAAGATATTATATGA
- the FHN1 gene encoding Fhn1p (ancestral locus Anc_3.493): MLAIVDNILRLINFAFFVILLGLIGDLLSTQVGHSSRVNFCMFAAAFGIVTDSFYGILANIWEPFAWPIILFVLDFLNFVFTFTAATALAVGIRTHSCTNQAYLDSNRITQGSTSRCREAQASVAFFYFLFFIFLAKMIMSGIGVFTSGPFASRSTLSSRKSKGGQVGVPTISQV, translated from the coding sequence ATGCTGGCTATTGTCGATAACATTTTACGCCTAATTAATTTTGCCTTTTTTGTCATCCTGTTGGGTCTGATTGGTGACCTATTAAGCACTCAGGTTGGGCATAGTTCGCGTGTGAACTTTTGTAtgtttgctgctgcttttGGTATTGTCACCGACTCGTTCTACGGTATTCTGGCCAACATATGGGAGCCTTTTGCATGGCCTATTATTTTGTTTGTTTTGGATTTCCTCAACTTTGTCTTCACTTTCACCGCTGCTACAGCCTTGGCAGTCGGCATTAGAACTCACTCGTGTACCAACCAGGCGTACCTGGACAGCAACCGTATCACGCAGGGCTCCACTTCGAGATGTCGTGAGGCGCAGGCTTCCGTGGCGTTCTTTTACTTTTTGTTCTTTATTTTCTTGGCCAAGATGATCATGTCGGGCATTGGGGTGTTCACCAGCGGTCCATTCGCTTCCAGGTCGACCTTGAGCTCGAGAAAAAGCAAGGGCGGCCAAGTGGGCGTGCCAACCATCTCCCAAGTGTAG